AAATTACCATGCTTGAGGAGATATTTGGTATACAGAGCGTTTCCTAAACATgtggaattaatttaaaagtatatTCCTTAgctcaaaataaacaaaaaaggcAGTTCATGTCCGAAATAATAAGATGTTGAGATTGGAAATGATGTATTGTATAACTAgcacaaaatatatttaaataatggatTGGTAAATGGTCATTTGGTGCAAGTTCGATCGAGGATCTTGTGCAAATGACTGTGCGCGGCTTTGaacttatgcaaatttttatactgcagcacaaaatatcaaaaatagttCTTACTAGATATAATAGAGTCAACGCATTTTCTCAGTCACTTACCCTATTCGTTCGTCAAAGGACTTCCTCCTCGGATTGGTCGTAGAAACTCCGAACtccttttcaaattcattctCGTCCAGCGAGCGTGTCTTCTGTTGCAGCTTTAAGTTCCTCGCCCTCACGCAGGGAGGAAGACCGTCCTTCTCGTAAAATTTCTTCAGTCTAATGGAGTTTGCGGAgtctgttttaataaaatcactTGTAGATGTTTTATTATCATCTAAAGTCCTAGGAATCCTCGGTCTTGGCACAGTTTCAGAGTTCAGGCACACGGTACCTTCCATCTCTGACAAACTTCTATCATTTTCTGGCAAACTTTGGTGTTTGAGGCATTCTTTGGGGGCTTGAAGGTTGTTACACCTTAAAGGTGATTCAAGCTTCGCGCTCTTTTCTTcgaagatatttttcaaatctttgaCGTTACACGTCTCGAGCACATCGGCCTCTAATTTGTTACAATCAGTCTTGTGTGGTTTGCTTCCACTTCTCATCGTTTCCCCATCCAAGTTTTCGTAAATATGTCCATCATCTTTCTCCAACGAATCAAAGTCTGTTTCTTCCTTTGAAGGCGGTCTTTGCTCGACGGATTTGCTATTTCCCGAAGTGCGTCCTAAAGCTTCCAAATCAAGCAGAGCGTTGACCTCGTGAATTGATCTCCGGAAGTATTTGACTTGTTGATAGATTGCATTTTCGTCGTAGGATTCCGTTTCATCAGACTTCCTCTTGTCGTTTTGTGAAGCCGATCTAAAGGAAAATTGTTACGATATTTCCAATTGAATCATTAATAAACATATCGtgctcgtttaaaaaattgtaacgtTACAATTATCGCTTAGTTTAGTTCTGCGGGAAATGATGCATTACTCCACCCAACAGCTTTTCAAACACCTGTCTTTCATTCTCTCATCTGAAATTATCATCTACCAATATATTCCTTCACATACTCAAcaggcaaatatttattattggaaACTCCCAAAATTTTCAGCAAGCATGTATTGGAACAGGCAACTACCAAATCAATTGAACTAAATTAAGGTATCAAATTGTACGCCCACTAACCTGTTAGGGCTATTGGGAGGCTCTTGGGGactaaaatcaatcaaattaaCACTAGTTGACTTCAGAGCATTAGACCAAACATCCACGTCTTTACTTAGAAGATTTTCACTGCTCAAGTCCCTGCTATCGGCAGTAGTAGGACTAACGTTGGGGCTGAAACTGTTCCTCGATGGACTAATAGGAGTGCTAATGGAAGTTTGGCTAGTGGCGAGATTTTCGGTCGAACTAATTGGTACCACTTCACTTAAGCTCAGGTCCGTTTGGCTTAACCTAAATCAAAGAGTCAAAAATCTATTGTAGATTACTACGGGAAAATTCACCTGTCAGACCCCTCCATAAAGTGGTACGGCGCTGAGCTTAAACTTGCAGTATACTGGATATTAGATCCGGAACTTTGATTCGAACTGACAGTTCTCTGATCGTTCAAACTTAAAGTCAACGACAAAGGTTCGCTTGTGTTGCAAACAGCGCAGCTGCTGTTGGCTTTTAACGTGGAATCGGTGGAACTGAAATTGTCCTCTAATGCGCTGAGACTTTTCGGCCTGTCGCCTGATGGGTGCTGCACCGACAAATACTCGGGAATGTCGGAAATATCCGGCTGCGAGGCTTCTTGAATTGGAAGACTGGCAGTACTCGTTGGTATGTCCCCCTAGATAATAGATAAATTTAGCTGTGAAAGTGTCTAATTTATCTTAATGCCTGACATATAATATCCACATTCCTTTGACCCCTGATTTCTATTAggttaatagaaaaataatttcgcttttgtattttcgatttttacagCGTAATATTGGAATAAATTCTTTGATAAATACGGTTAtgttatatataatttaaaaacgttgACTTTTTTCTAtactttaataataaacagtgTGTATGTAGTGCCCCTTTACAGTTTAGTTAGTTAGTTAGTTTAGTTAGTTTAGTAGAACTTTAGTCAAGATGGAAAAGAAGCAAATTAGGACGATTTTCTTAAATGAGTTTAAACTGGGTACTAAAGCAATGGAAACGGctcgaaaaattaataatgcttTTGGTCTTGATCCTGTTCATGAACGAGTGATACAACTTTGGTTTAAGAAGTTTCATAGTGGAAATGAAAACCTCGAAGATCAAAAAGGTCGTGGACGTCCATCGGTAACTGACAATGACCAGTTGAAGGCCCTAGTCGAAACAAAACCCCGTACAACTATTAGAGAGTTTGCAGAAGAATCATGCGTAACTCATCCAACAGTTCTAGACCATCTGCAACAGCTTGGAAAAACACAAAAGCTCGACAAATGGGTCCCGCACGAACTGAACGAAAAGCAAAGAAATCTTCGTTTCGAAGTGTCGTCGGTACTCATTTTGCACAACAAAAATGACCTGTTTCTTGATCGTATTGTGACGtgtgacgaaaaatggatcctCTTCGACAATCGTCGACGTTCAGCTCAATGGTTGGACCACGATCAAGCTCCACAGCACTTCCTGAAACCACATTTgcaccaaaaaaaaaggtcATGATAAGTGTGTGGTGTCAGCTGCCGGTCTGATCCATCACAGCTTCCTAAATCCAGGCGAAACTATCACAGCAGAGAGATATTGTCAGCAAATTGATGACATGCATCAAAAACTACAGCGTATCTCCCCGGCATTAGTCAACAGAAAAGGCCCAATTCTTCTTCATGATAACGCTCGGCCATATGTCGCGCAATTGACACTACAGAAATTGAGTGACCTTAGCTATGAGACTTTGCTCCACCCGCCATACTCTCCAGACCTACCGATTACCATTTTTTGAAGCACTTCGACCACTTTCTATGCGAcaaatgctttaaaaatcAAGCGAATGCCAAAAACGCCTTCAACGACTTCATCGCCTCTCGGACTTCGGTATTCTATGCTTTCGGtataaataaacttgtttCACGTTGGCAAAAGTATATTGATTcgaatggtttttatttgattagtaAAGTGTATTATAAGTTGAGTGTCATGTTAAGGgttcaaaaacgaaattatttttctaccaaCCTAATATATTACGCTTATTCAACTCTCCACCAACTTTTTATAGTTTCCCAGACCCCAATACATCcatcaccaaatttcaaaaactatatGAACCAGGCCCAACGAAAATCAAACTTActttttcagcatttaaacTAACATCCTCGTACACCGGACTTTTCATAGGCGATACAGTCGCGCTCCTTGGGGGCGATTTGTAGGTGATACTAATCGTagtcaaaatgttttcataatTAGGACTGCTTGGCTGCTTTACGGGACTATCTCCCTCTatcttctttaaaaattgatactTAATTTCCGAGGGAGAGCTCTCCGCATTTGGTGAAAAGCCCGGAGACGTATTCCCACTAGAATCCCCCAGCTGTCTGTAACCAGGAGATGTTGGGGTGGGCGAggtcaaaattgaatttcctatTAAAAACTGCCCCCTGAGATCCAGGTCAGTAAAGGATTTGGTTAAGCTGTGTGGGGAAGTTGTAGAGGAACAGTCTAGGTTTAGAGACTGTCTTTTATTGTCTGGGTTTTCCGAATTTCTGAAAGGGAAGGTAAAAATAGTTCAAGACACAATTTAGCTGCAGAAGCACGAACTTGAGGTGggacgaaaaaaaatcataagtgTTTGGTGAAATTGCCGATTTCTAATTTAAGttaataatagttttaaatttagaaaaacaatGAATTCAAGGTGCTGATCTCTCATACATCCACGgaaccaaaacaaaaaattgtgcaAAGCTTATTCTAAAACCGACTCTTCAAAGTGAAACCTACCTGGGACTTTTATTCTTTGGTTCGCTAAATCCGCCATCCTCGGGGCTGACAGGTACGGCATGAATCACGGCAGTGGTGCTCACTGTGTTTTCAGGGGTGCTGCAATCTATAAATTGAATATCAGACAACTGATCTTCCAATCTGGTCCTTTTTCGAGACATGGATTCAGGAGATAAGACCAGTCGAGCCTGTTTCTTTGGAGAAGGATTAACAGAGTTTGTAGTGCTCGCAAAGTCTTCCGCACGCACCCTTGTGAGGATGCGTTTCTGGGTCTGAAAAGGGAGAataattttccaaactttaTACAAGGGAGCGTGGATTAGATAGCTCATCATCAAAAGGCTTCCTTTTAACGATATCGATGATATTGAAATACGTCAAATCTGGGTTAGAGAATAGAAAAAACTTATTCTATTGGATGAAACAAACTTACATCTTTTTGTACTCTCGGTGAACTGACCAAACTCTCATCTTCCGAAAAGATCCGCATCTCCGACTCTTCCAAATCAAAGTTTAGATGGATTTCACTAAGATCCAGTAAGGAGCCTTCCGAGTTGTTCTGAGACGATTGCAACGTATCGAAATACGAATCGTGGGACACGGACCTAAATTCAGAATCATATACAATTGTCAAACTGTCGAAAAGTTAGCAATTTTCTCCAACGTTTCGATTTGATACCACCaccaataattttgtttaaatagattttcaaGGTCCAAGTCGGAAAAGGGGACCTTTTGGTTCAATTTGAGGCAAAAAAGAAGCTTTACTTTGATACTGTTTTGACATTGACAAAACATTTacaagtttaaattaaaatgaatcatTATAGTTCCCTCACCTATTATGCCCTGGAGGTTTAATCATCGAATGTAGAGGCCCCAAAACATCTTCAGTGCTTGCCGGTTCCGAATGACCGGAAGTCAGACTTTCAGCCGATTTCACAGACCTCAATTTCCTTCTCATGTCTGTTAGATCCGACTCCGTTACCGACTTGTCCTGTATAATAAGTATAGATACATTGTTTGTGAGACTCGATCATTTATCGTTTACATTAATGGTAATTGGATTAGAAATTTTCCTGGTCTTGGCCACGACCCCCTGGGCAGTATTTCGGGTAGATCTGGTGAAGAACATTCGCCATCCCAAAGGTGATCGCTTGGTGTGGCCTCTTTTCCTTGCTCCTACATATTgatattcaattattaatgttaattgttaaataaaaagaaaaggaaatgGAGAAAgacgattttaaataattactttgCAGACACATTTCGCGATTCTAATAATACGTTTTTGTTAACCTACCCGGAGGTAACTCTATGATTGTGTGATATTTCTTGGGCAAGTTACTTGGCCCCCCTCCGACCTCTATGTAGCTGTACTCTTCGGCCCTATTCATCAGATGTTTATTTCTATTGACggacataataaaattattattaaaaatttaatacaaacaTTTAGAAAACAAACCTGGCTTCCTCTAAGGTAATCAGTTTGGTAGGtgtggaaatatttaaactattAGGCCTGCACTTTTTCGCTAgaagattttctttttcggTAAGGTCCGGTAGATCGATGTTGGGCAAGCGATCACAGAAGATTAGGTCGGCGTAGCAAATTAAGAACTCTGTTACCACTGCCTAATGAGGTGAGAGAGGGTTGTcagacaataaaataaaacaacgtagtttcaaaattattcaaataacagATAATTAAACTCCAGTTAACGGAAACAAGTTCACGAGAATGACTGTCTTTATGTTCCAtaaaataatccaaaaatgtACCATATATTAATTCGCTAATTAAGCTGATCTAAACTTTCAGCTAAGGTTGTAGTGATCCCGAGTTGTTCTTTTGTCagcgtaaaaaattgaatttttagagTGTCACCTACTCACTTCAATGAACTCGAATTGATTACATAGGGGATTTACAGAAATTTTGACGATAACAAACAAGGAGTAGATGTTATTTCTCCACAAAAAACCTTGATAATTACTTGCCCGCACCAATTATCGAAGAGTGATTGTGATCTCCGTTCGTCAAGCACATTATCAGTCGTTATAATACGTCACGGCAAAAACAAAGTCCCTAACACTTTCGGAAACTGTCTTTCTTCCATTTATTAGGGAAAATCTATTTTCTATTCGTATATGGGCCAGCTTCCTTTTAACCTAAATCGAAAACGTGTCCATTATAATGcgtgttaaatttaataattgtaaCGTTCCGCACAGAACCTGTGTATTGCAGAAGATGGGAATTAAATATCTTTCATTTACTAAACATATGGTAAATAGTAGCAACAAATAACAGTGTTAAAATTTGCAGAAGGACcaattgttaataataattgttggaGCACTAACTAGCGAAAACGTTGCAAATCAAATTGCAagatttaatgcaaaaataaatattttcaatttatcacAGTTCGGAGAAATCTGCGACAAAAGTCAATACGAGGAGTTGTAGttaatcaagaaaattaaataaattagaaaagtaCCTAGACAATAAGCAAAATAGCGGTATAAAATGTTGGTTGGTTTCCtcgaattttacaaaaataaaatctacttattgttttattgtgtAGTGCTTCCCActaatttgttacacaaacacacaaatctTGACGTCCTTCACATGAGCATTTATATTGAAGAGTACGTACAAGGTAAAGTAACTAGAACAGAAATTGACGGAGTTATTTGTGCAGATGATTGCGAATTTGCGTGTGTGTTGTGAAGACTAAAGGTACCAAATAAATGCTATATAGACGAAAACCGTGAAGCATAAGAAGTATGGACCAAGGGGTCTATGTAACACCAATTTATTTCGTTCGGATTTGAAATTATCACGTttccttgaatattttatttaaagtgtGCTGCGAACGTCAGCAAATATTTATGACTGTATTGCTAAGATTACGTGGTTCCTCATGAtccgttaaaatttttaattgtaaagTAATATTACATGCCGGCTTATCTTCCCAATTCTCCAGTATTGTGAAAAtgattcatttaatttaactaattttgtaaatttttttcaacggAAATATATGATAGAATAAGTAAAATTCAAGTGGACacttcataaaaatttgataattgtaaaattactTCATCGTAATCATAAAAGACAAATCTGTTTATGTTGAATTAATGGCAATTGACATCTTTTTAACTTATCGCAAAGCAATGTCTTAAATACTTGTTAATATATCgttctattttatttgtttgcaTTTCCTCATTGTATTTTCACCTGTAAGATGGCATCTAATTTGATTTGAGTTTTGTATTggattttattttgaagataCGCGTTCTTAATATGCAACTTGATGCCTCGAATCCTAACTCGCAGCGTTAAGCCCCTAGTAGCCGATGCAATTCGGATGCGGCGATTTGATTAGAGCGAGAAATGACCCTCACTTTTGATGGTGAGAAGATAAATCGCAACAATTTTTAGCATCAATATAGAATACGCCTTATCGTCACATAACAAATCGTAAagcttcaattttaaattggatttGTTCTATTTTAGATTGATGGGTTGGTAAGATTTACGGATATATAGCACCTGTATATGTTTTCCCCTTAAGTTGCTGGATATTATTATTCCTACTTGTCCCACTTTGAAATAATACCAAATCAATAACACAGGAGGATGTTAGGACAAATTGGCACaagaaataattatgtaaACTCAGTCTTCACCTGTACTCCAACCCCTTGTAGAGCAGCCACCCCTCCAACTTCCAAAGCCTCGCACCTTAACAGATTAGGCGCCCATACTATAGCCAAATTTCGGGTGGTCATACCGGTACTTCCGCTCTCAGCTGCTACCTTTGTAAGGTGACGCATCAAATACTCCAAAGTCcttaaattcacaaaaataaaatattgcaaatatctcaTATAAACACTAAAATcataaactttttgaaataataaaaatatgagtCACCAAATGAACAAtcatttttcgatattttcctGTCTTATCGCATTACCTATAATGTGGTGGTGGCAATTTTTGTACTGCTTCCCTCATTTTTAAAAGCCTTTCGTGGTCAGTGTCAGTGTTTCGAACAGCAGTGCTGCATCCTTGGACCGCGTTCACAAAACTTTGGTATAATTGGTAGGTGCATAGTGGATTTGGCAATTctctaaaatgaaaaaaagaaagaatgaaATCTTGTAACTAATTAAAACAACGTAAGAAAACGAatgtaaaaattgcttttgcaCAGAGTGTACCACTAAAGTCGGTGAGTCAAAAGGTCAATCCATTATGAGTAAATTATAAACaggaaacttttaaaaaatgggagGGACTTTAAATAGGGGAGCCATTCAGCTATAGTTATTTAAGTTACAAGTTCAGTAGAAGACTGGTTAGGGTACTACTGAAGAACTTgtaatgaagaaaaaacagaATACGACGTCACCGAGTACTACAACAGCAGCTAACTGATGTGTAttgcatattattttattctatACTGTTTcctaatttacaaaaaattgtgTTCTATATCAAAACAAACAATCTTGCTTGAAAATATGGCAAACGCAATATTACGGATAAATTTTTCCCTTTAACCCATGGTACCCAATTAGGAGCATTTAACGACATCTGTCATGACCAAATACATTTCCTATTTACCTTTATCTATATTTGACTAGCTACATGGAGATAAgtgaatatttcaaatcacATTTTGGTCAAAATTAGTGCTCCCTACGCCTGTAAACAGTATAGTGCAGCCCACAGTACACAGGTTTACCTGAACtgtttgggaaaaaaattcggaATGGGCTTTCGGTTAAACTGGACGTGGATGGAAACTTGCTcatatgaaatgaaatatcttatatacatatatttaccATATAGGGTGTGTCCCAGAATGATTGGATGAACACGCAATTATCTCAAATACTCAAAGAAAAACggtttaaatgtaaaaatgacaaaattgaGGTAGAGAGAGACAGACTGAACGACTCACTGAAACTTTATTATTGCACAAGGCGactcaaattttatattaattcgTTTTAATTTGCTCAGATCTGAGCTGCAATCAGTGTACCGTAAAGTCTCACTTTTCacgtatattttaataactattatttcagcagatgaaaaataaatggcgTCAAGTTAGTCGTGTTTTCACTTAGACGTCCTATGCCTTATTGTTAGTCTttaacttttataaaaatgcttCATAACAATACTCGAGATACTGACGTTCATGTCCACGATCATGTATGTGGCCCGGTATAGTGGATAAGATAAGATCAGTAGGAACAAATTGGcttcttcgaaattttaaaagcattCTAGAATATTTCTCTTTGTTCGCAAGAGAGATCGTAATTATTACgagacattttaatgcttatctgcaaatattttgattgaaaTATCTTACAATTCCATGGAAATGTAATTTGGCTGACTAAGAAACTCTTCTgcttcgaaaattttgattcgtgtaaaattactttaaactcatacttcattataaaaaaatatccttaaCATCATCGTAACctactaaaatatttctcctAGTAACGTAGCAATTATATTTATGCAACTAACATAagtaaataagtaaattaCGAGTGTACATCGAAAATGGCTCAAATTGATCTTTTGCTTCCGgctaaaaaactaaataacgattgtaaatttttaatcgccTCAGAAGGTCTGTTTCCAgaaaacacattaaaaaagaTCTATTCGTTTCTCTCTTCTCTAGTTACCAAGATTACGAATGTAACCATCGAAATTTGCCCCCCCCCCGTACAGATAATAATCTTTCTTAAGCCGCACTTCATACATCAATTGATAGCATTAAATCAGCACATCTATAAAAACTGTTCCAATTATGCCCGGCAGCAGTCTGATTTGATAACAGTGCTAGACtatataattgaaaatcgGTTTTGCAATGTTAGAGTAGCTTTTCTTACTTTTTGCAAAACTGACTTTAAAGTCGAAAAAACTAGATAAGATTAGCAGTGTTGTTCATTAAGCAAGTAATGTCAAACTAAAGAACGACTATAACAGTAAAATAttgtgttttgaaaaaaaaattataaagtgaGTATGACTTGgtatattttggttttattaCCATTGCATTTGCATTATTATCTTCCATGTGGATAAGTTAATGTCAACCAAaagtatgaaaaaaatcaaagacgGATAGAgcaaactttatttattaactatGCATTGCTTTTAATACCCAGTTCCTTTTTGCTTTATCAGAGAACTAAATTTCCGGACTTATGTGATAAAACACTTCAAATGATTGGATTacccagtttttttttaatgcaacaaTTGCATTCAATATtgagttttattttcctttattttaaataatctacTTGTGTGATATTACCATCGTAAAACACTGGTGTAACATATGTTAAATAACGCGCTTATCGGTTATGCTGTAAATGATTATCAAATTGGTAGGATGGTACTCAATTATTTGTATTTCCGGTTGAATACtgactaaaaatgttttttccttccagGGAAAAAATGGAAGATACCTCCATAAGAATTACGGCTAtgatggtggtggtggtggtgaaggatttattattaattggtGAGTAGATTACAATTTAGTCGTTGTATATTCTTACTGCTCTGACAGACTGGCCATTTTGTCCATCAAGAAGAAAGGAACAACAAAAGATAAATTGCAGAAGCgaagaaacaaacaaaaaaattacaatattaaattttgtttaataagaCTGACAGTTTGAGAAATATTTCCGATTAAAAACTTTCATCAGATTaacattttacataaaatccAACTGGAAACCAAGAATAATTTAGTAATACTAGTTACCGCACATTAAAAATCTCACAACGTGACAACTATTTACCGTTTCGGGAGATGGCAATAGTGAGTTCATCAAACTAAGAAATTCGAGATAAGTGCCCAAGAGTGAAAAACCGAGCGGTAAGCCTGTGATCAATGAGATTACTATGACCGAAATGAGGCCTGCAAATTCGGGTAATAAAGTTGTTCCTATTGAGCCCATATTGTTCTCAACAAATTGTAGAGATTCAAAACTAAATTGAAATAGGAACAAACTTGAGGGAAAGTACACAAAAGCTGAAGTACTTACCGTaaatcaataataacaattggGATATTTGATCACATTAGTGAACCATCTTAAAGATTACTTTATACGTTAAATTGTTAGTGAAAATAATCCCTAAAAACCAGAACATTATAGTAGCGGctcattatttaattatttatttacacttttattttccactaacttttttcataattaaatggaaaatccaTATTatatgatatttatttttgtaaatcaaGACTCTCTATTCCAGATGCCTTTCCTTTGCAACCTCTTCAACCCTGCAGTTCCCATCTCGAAGACCAACATTTACCAGATTCTTCGGATTGCTCCCGATACTTCCGCTGCGTATATGGCAAAAGTGTTCCCAAGCAATGCCCCGAAAGAATGCTGTTCAACCCTTTAATAGGCAACTGCGACTTATACTACAACGTGGAGTGCCCTTCTGCAGCTCAATCCGACGATCTGGATGAGCAAGACTTAACAGAAGCCATTAAGAATCTCAAGTTCATCAGGAATCCCAAGATACCCGTATTGACGCTCTCAAACACAAGTGATGATAATTTCGAAAAGAGCACAGAGTTTGAGACCCAACCGGAGGAAACTTCCACGTTAAAATTTGTCTATTTACCCCATGATAAGTCCCCTAACGCCTATTTTAAGGTGAAGAACTGAGAGAAGCTGCTGATCTTTTGCAACGACGAGATGGTGTTAAGTTTCGATATGCAGATTTGTGCCAAATTCTGGGACTTCACCTCTGAATAAAGTCGAAAAATCGCTTTTCTGGTGTTTTGATGAGGTGAGCAGCGAAATGTCCACCAATGACCGATAAGGTTTCTATCGATGATGTTTGCTGACTGAATTTCTATCTGCTAATAATGAAGGGAAGCAACGTATTTCTATCTGTTTTTGTAACCTTTTAAACGAAAGATAACAATACATAAAGACAAGTAAATATGTAATTTGTTTGATTTCAGTGTAGACATTGGAGCAGCACCTACTTACATACTcattatatgaattttaattaataattataaaacagaaatttttccTACAAAACGATCTTATGAAAGTATGAAAGAGTGAGTCACTTATAGGAATATctgcatgaaaaaaaaattaataaaaaattaaat
The Euwallacea fornicatus isolate EFF26 chromosome 12, ASM4011564v1, whole genome shotgun sequence genome window above contains:
- the LOC136342527 gene encoding uncharacterized protein, whose amino-acid sequence is MEDTSIRITAMMVVVVVKDLLLIDAFPLQPLQPCSSHLEDQHLPDSSDCSRYFRCVYGKSVPKQCPERMLFNPLIGNCDLYYNVECPSAAQSDDLDEQDLTEAIKNLKFIRNPKIPVLTLSNTSDDNFEKSTEFETQPEETSTLKFVYLPHDKSPNAYFKVKN